The nucleotide window TGGACGTCTTGGCTCTGTTGTCGATGAACTTCTGCAGACTCTTGCCGTCGACCTCCAGCGTGTACTCGTAGGCGAAGCCGCTGACCGCCTCGATGTTTATGGTGGCTTTGGTGTTGGAGCTCCCCACTGTGAAGGTTTCCTTCCCCACCAGCTTAAACAGCCAGTCCTTCCTGATGActtcctgtggaggaaacacgagtcacactgctgctgagtcatcaggtcattcattcattcattcaaaataaaaacaaaatacacttaaaGTTTGAAAAGTAAAAGTTACATGTTGTAGTAAAAGGTGAAAGTGTAAATACTTCTACTTCAGCTCCTGTAGTGACAGTGCAGGATGTGTTACTATAACAATACAGGTTGTACTTTAATGCGTCGATTTTAAGCCctaaaacaagtaaaaatataccgtatatattttcataaaaataacacttaaaatgaagtaaaataaaataaagacatgttaagtaaagtaacataaagttaaataaaataatgtaaagtaaaataaagttaaataaaacacaataaagcaATGTAAACTATAGtgaagtaaagtaaaataaagaaaagtaaaaataacatgaacatgaaataaaatacaaacataaaataaaatgaaataaaacataaacaaaataaaattaaataaattgaaaataaaatgaaataaattaaaatgaaaaaaataacagaaaataaaataaagtaaaataaaataaaatgcaatgaaataaaattagaataaaataaaaaatatttccacatttttttgtgaactCCACTCAAacgttttctttcttctctttctttatgTCTCAGATTGAAATGTGgtactttttactgcagtactttagttactttgcataatgagtacttttacttcaggtactttaagtatattttgaggttgatacttttacttcagttaaACTTTGactatttttacactgtggtatttctacttttacttgagtgaaGCAACtctttgtttgggatgtccggTCACAACCTGACTTCATCTGAAGGTGGaagaagacaggaagtgaagagcCAGACTAAAGGAAGGTCTCACCTGTCCGTTGACGTACACGATGCGTTTCCCCGTGGTGGTGCCATGAGCGAATTCGATCCTATAAACACCATCGCTCAGCGCCACGTCCCACACCGCCACCAGATCTCCGCCCAGCATGTCTGAAGCTCCTCTGGACTGTTTTCCTCTGGACAGTCTCTTAGGACGGTCTCCTCTGGATGGTCTCCTCTGGATGGTCTCCTCTGGACAGTCTCCACAGGACAGTCTCTTAGGATGGTCTCCTCTGGATGGTCTCCTCTGGATGGTCTCTTAGGACGGTCTCCTCTGGATGGTCTCCTCTGGATGGTCTCTTAGGATGGTCTCCTCTGGATGGTCTCCTCTGGACGGTCTCTTAGGACGGTCTCCTCTGGATGGTCTCCTCTGGATGGTCTCCTCTGGATGGTCTCCTCTGGATGGTCTCCTCTGGATGGTCTCTTAGGACGGTCTCCTCTGGATGGTCTCCTCTGGATGGTCTCTTAGGACGGTCTCCTCTGGATGGTCTCCTCTGGATGGTCTCCTCTGGACGGTCTCTTAGGACGGTCTCCTCTGGACGGTCTCTTAGGACGGTCTCCTCTGGATGGTCTCCTCTGGACGGTCTCTTAGGACGGTCTCCTCTGGACGGTCTCTTAGGACGGTCTCCTCTGGATGGTCTCCTCTGGATGGTCTTCTCAGGACTGTCTCTTCAGGACGGTCTCCTCTTGACGGTCTCCTCAGAGTGTCTCCGTCCTGTCCTGGGGCGTGGAGGCGTCCTGTTGGAGCGGCAGTGTGGGCTCAGCAGCAGGTGTATTACTGTAAGAGGCTTAGAGACGTGAGCTCACACTGACACCGAGGATTATGGGAACAGCTCTGTATCTGTATCAGTGTTTGTATGAGGCAGCACCAACACCTCCTCctgaacaggaagtgtgttTGTAGGTCGACGTTCTgaggtgacctctgacctctacATGGACGAGGTCAGAGAGAGACATGAACTAATGTAGAAAGAGACGTACAGTAAAAGATGCGTATACGAACACAGAGGATCAGACCACCTGAAGATTCTCTCTCAGAGGAAATGAGGATCTACAGTACGAGGTGCTTCTTTATTCTGGTGGCAGTGTTAAGAGTTTTCCACAGTTTACCCTTAATTTACCCCAAAAACTGTTAAGGGAGATTCTCAGGAGAGCCTGACCAAGAGGACAGAATACCTACCTACCGACCAAACGACCAACTGGCCTGTCTCCAAGATCCTTCAAAACTCTTGAAGAAAGAgggattttaaaaaagaacCCGAAAGAAAGAACCTGAAAGAAAGACCTTAAGGAAAAAGGGAATCttgacaaagaaagaaagaacctTAAAAAGGACCTTAAAGAAAGGAAGAACATTAATGTAAGACAggacctgatttttttttttttttttataaaggaCCTTAAAGAATGAACCTTTAGAAATTACCTTTAAGAAAGAACCTTAAAGAAAGAATGAACctgaaaaagtattttaaaaagtatCTTAAAAACAGAACCTTTAAAAAGTATCTTTAAGAAAGAAAATACCTTCAAGAACGAACCTTAATGAATGAAAGACACCTGAAAGGGGCTTTAAAAAGcaccttaaaaaaataaagagccCGAAAAAGGGATTTTAAAATGTACCTTAAAAACAGAACCTTTAAAAAGTAtctttaagaaagaaaaaaacctttAAGAATGTACCTTAATGAATGAAAGAAACCTGAAAAGGGAATTTTAAAAAGTACCTTAAAGAAACAGAATCTGAAAAGGGGAGGTTTAGAAATGACCTTTCAGAAACAACCTTAAAGGCATCTTTAAGAACGACAAAAACTTTAAAGAAAGAACCTTAAAGAAAGGCTACACCCGAAAAGGGATTTTAAAAAGGACCTTAAAAAGGAAACTTTAAAAAAGTGCCTTTAAGCATTAAAAAACCTTAAAGAAAGTaccttaaagaaaaaaaggaccTGAAAAGGTATTTTTGAAAGGACCTTAAAGAAAGAATCCTAAAAAGTAccattaggaaaaaaaaacttcaagaAAGTATCTAAAAGAAAGACAGGACAGAAAAGGGATTTACAAAAGAACCTTAAGAAAACATCTTTAAGAAAGAAGAAACCTTTAAGAATGTACCTTAATGAAAGAAAACTTTAAAGAAAGAACCTTAAAGAAAGATAAAACCTGAAAAGGGATTTTAAAAATGACCTAAAGAAATGAACCTCAAACGAAGTACctttaacaaagaaaaacctTCAAGAACGTACcttaaagaaagagagaaacctGAAAAGGGActtaaaaaagtattaaaaaaccTTAAAGAAAGTACCTTAAATTAAAAAGGACCTGAAAAGGTATTTTTGAAAGGACCTCAAAGACAGAATCCTAAAACAGTAcctttaggaaaaaaaaaccttaaagaaAGTGTCTAAAAGAAAGACAGGACCCAAAAAGGGATTTACAAAAGAACCTTAAAACATATCTTTAAGAAAGAAGAAACCTTTAAGAATGTACcttaatgaaataaagaaacCTGAAAAGGGGGTTTTAAACAGACCTTAATTAAAGAACCTTAAACAAAGTACctttagaaaagaaaaacccTTAAAGAAAAACCcttaaagaaagacagaaacctGAGAGGGGCACTTTTAAAAGAACCTTAGAGACAGATGAGCTGATGCAGCAGCTGAGCTCAGACTGAGtcacactgctgtttgtttgtgtttcaggtCCTCCAGCAGGCGtctccatcctcctcttcttcttctgtggtgaagAGAAAGCAGCTCTGCCggctctcctcttcttcttctgttgtgtCTCTCCTGCTCAGATTCACACAAAGCCTCCTTTGTGTCGTAGTCTCATACCTGAGGTGCAGCCACATCTGGAGGAggattatttacatttatttttttagtcttttttttaatgattttattatttaaatgttgacattggttatttttgccttttatttgcAATTTTAAACTTATTCAATATTTCTTTATATTGTACTTATTTACATTTTGAGATTTTTGTACTGACtatttttattcaaatttattttactgtttttaaggtttgtttgtttttacattttattttaaatttaatttgttgatactacaatttttattttttattctaacATATTgagttgatttttttattttatatttgaatgttgttttttacatattttgagatttttgtattcactgttttcattttgttgtaacttatttaaatgctgagactgtttacatttatattttatctaGTATCTAAATGTTAGTTTAATTTTAACCTAttcacatgtattttttattcattttgagatttttgtattcactgttttttaaatgaaatctattctattgtttttactgttattttataaaattattttatttttaatttttgttgatcttgccatttttatttttcattctttatctctctagtttttttttacaattcaatgatttttttaacttattttttactcattattttcatttaaatttacATATCTgatattgtcatttttattttcctaaCTTATGTCAATGTTGagattatttttatcttttatttagtATCTAAATTttgcaatttttattttaacttaatcaaacgtttttttttcttttttaatattttttgtatttttttttttttttttaccttatttAAATGTTAAGGTGTTGACACATATTCTGCTGGTTTCTGCAGTTGGATCAATGTTAACAACAATGACATGTTACTACCATAAAAATGCACCATAAGTTCTACAGtggtaacaataataataattattatgttttctcttaaataaaataatcttttatgtttttaattttattaaattttttgCCACTGTGACAGAAACttttcagaaacacaaactCCCCAAAGAGTGTCttagaaataaagaaataaagagcaggaggaagaagaggagcagctgctgccgGTCAGACGAGTCGGACCAGTTGCAGATTAAGAGCCTGAATCATCGTCCGATTTGTGATAAGACGTTTCActcctgaaacacaaacactgtcaatacatgtctgaaaaatatctttaattcAGTCTAATGAGTTTATTAACATCTTTAATTATATTTGACACAATAAAAACTGCTGGTCACAAACTtctgaggtcaaaggtcaaactcAACATTAAAACCTTATTTTCTTCAAACAATTAAATTAATTCAAAGTTCTTATTAAACATTAACAGCAGATTAAAAACTCGGactgaaaagaaataaaaacattttaaagtacaaataaagttaaaacttctcttttttgtttgtttcaacttaaaataaacaaaaatgttaataattaCTGATATTACAACAGAGACTAGTGAATGCATTACCTGCAGGAGTTGCGTGTGGATGCTGACGGCTGAAATATGTCActgaaaatgcagaaatatgAAACAAGTCGCCTGAGGATATAAAAGCTCAAATGCATCGTCCTACCTGGAAGCAACGATGTAGAACTGGAAGTTACGGAGGCTGAGCTGCATTACCTAAAAAATCGAAGAGCTGAAATACATCGCTGAAATAGCAGGGATACGAAACAAATTGCCCGAAAGATAAAAACCCTCAAATGCACTGAGTTCACTGCTGAGAATATTTGAAGCCACAAAGGCTGAGTGGTGTTACCTCAAGAAACTACATGCTGAAATACATGGCTGGAAAAGCTGGAAGCTGAACTGTGACACCGTCAACGGCTGAAATGTGAAAAGCTGAAGCAACATCGTTTGTCACAACAGACAtcaacatatttcacatttgttCCTAAAATCTGTGCATGCTGATGAAATTAAAGTTAATTTGGGGAAAAACTTGAaacaagttgaaatattttaaagacaaaaatcacatcattaaGATTTTTTAAAGTGAATTTAAAGAGTAAATATGAACAAACATCAAACCAAGTGCTGAAATATAGtttatcactgtgtgtgtgtgttgaatgaAGTCAGCAGCACCATCTTGTGGACAAACAGCACATCACAACTTATTCACTCATTaggctgccaggacactattgtaatcctaggtattcttctttcttcttcttctgaggaaatcatacttcccatggctgaaaactcaccaaactttgcacaaaggtccagtctcatgccagatatcctcagctgtaaactcaagccaatagtcctgatggtggcgctacagcaagcgtctaaagttcaaaactttgaaaattcataacaaatcaaccacaactttcatcaaactgtagcctcaatactgaagaaacttttgtacatttaaacctattaaaaattatgaagttcatcactctgtttttttcaaaaactgtaaaacttcttaaacctatctcctcccacagtttttgctcagttgacaccaaacttgctacagagcatcttcagactgtcctacaaaaactatgtttctcagatttttgatttatcaaaaattgagcttacagtgcatcaaaatgtttgactgtaaacggtactgtaaacatatacatgcaaattcttgctaaataaatcttcaatgttcatgaaaaaaatgacaaaattctagagtcatggtagatgatgtgtggcaaatttcagaattttatctcaaaaactgaatttttgacagcattttgaattttgctctaatgtgaacaattggagtcaatgtaaaaatggcaattttaaacatcagtttttcacttatggagcaaatcaatcactgttacaaacaaattaccaacatctccatgctgtctagatgcaatatgtgtattttcagatttttgtcttaataactgaattttttacagtggtttcaaatctgccttccCATGCACGGacggctgctttcctacacaacagtgaatggtttactcaatttgtgaagccactgttgagttgctacttgccaattagctcagagtggtagatgaccgtcttaggttccagaggttgcggGTTCGAGCCTCAgctggtgcagaatccacattttaatgtaatcatcttcttgtgctccagcttattgcttaaaattgcctgagcgtgactgatcactgtgcagcatcttcaagtcttttttctgctagaaaatctgccttctcatgcttgaaaataaaccaaactttgcacaaagatccagtgtcaatacttcagtgtgaaaccatctgaggcttctcactttgcacatagctcaactagttaaacatcagtttttcacttatgaagcaaatcaatcattgttaaaataaataccatgcatggacggctgcgaaacctgcacgtctggcttagtcaatttgtgaagctacacatgaattgtcactgactaattagctcagtgagatagaaattgattcttagtctcagaggttgtgagttcaagcctcagctgatgcaaaaggcagattgtgttgctaaattcctaaatatcttccaattcttctgcttgttgctcagaattgcctaaaaatgcccggacccgacacatcgctgcgcagcagctgtAATTTTTCTAATAATCTGGAGACAATTTTAATTAAAGAATAAACTATTAAGAGATTAATCTGACTCTGAGTCgtctgctttttttctcctcttaaaGTAGTTTTTGTAGCTTTATTCTTTATGTATGTTGAATTCTTGGAAGACACACGAGACATTTTTGCATGTTCAGCGACTGAAATCATTTCCGAGATGAACGTTTTATTCTTAATGACGTCATTTTAACGTATAAATTTCACATAATtacagaacaaacaaaaagattttTGACTGAATTTAATTCAAACAGATAACTGAACACTAAAGACAAACAATAAGAACATAATTATGCATTGAACTACTttgttttgtgattttatttttatttccttgaCAGAAACATGTAATCTGGCACCTTTTTTGGGAATTTCTCTAAAAGAAAAACTCAATTTACACCCAATAttcaatattcatttatttttttgaagctttattttttatatatgttGAATTCTTGGAAGACAAATGTCTCATCTTTGCATGTTCAGCTACTAAAACGACTCCAGGAGGTGAAGTACCAAGTTACATTTTTCTTCACAGAAACTACAGAGcagtaaataaaatatttccctTCTTTCCTTTATAATGTTTATTTGGCAAATAACTTTACTTTTAACTTGTGTTATATGATTTATACTGGTGCTTAAATGCAGAACAATGGTGCAGAAATATGTTTACATAAAGAAAAAACCCGTCTGATCGTCACAATCGAGCCTCAGCGATCAGCCCTCTCTTTGATTATCAAATCGTTATGAGTTTGACTTTGAGTCGACGACGCCACCAACACGTTTAAAGTCCCTTCAAACCACAGACGTCATAAATACATTCCcttttaataaatgtgattataaATTATAGATTAGCTCGGGGAGTGAAGACAAAGCTTCGTACAAAAAGGAgtgtgaggaagtgaaacacGAGGAATGTGTGAGAAGACTCAGAAACAGACTGAAGGACAGACGGACGACTGGAGGACACTTAAAGGTACAGTCCGTCCGTCTGTGATTACAGGCACAAGATCGTCACAGCAGTCACAACAAcacaggagaggaaaggaaacgTGTACAATATGTGGCCggaagtatgtggacacccaggtgagacacctgccGAACTGCAGAcctcaaacaaacagacatgatGCTCTTTTTTTCTGGAAGGGTAATGCCAcgaaaaacagttgttttttatccAAACATTGGTGCATTTCTGGCAAAGATAATGCAACGAagaaaggttgttttttttacccatacatcgctgcatttcttgcgaggataatgccacaaaaagaggttgttttttttacccatacatcgctgcatttcctgcgaggataatgccacaaaaagaggtttttttttttacccatacatcgctgcatttcctgcgaggataatgccacaaaaagaggttgttttttttacccatacatcgctgcatttcttgcgaggataatgccacaaaaagaggttgttttttttacccatacatcgctgcatttcctgcgaggataatgccacaaaaagagGTTGGTTTTTTTACCTATACATCGCTGCATTTCTTGCGaggataatgccacaaaaagaggttgttttttttacccatacatcgctgcatttcttgcgaggataatgccacaaaaagaggttgttttttttacccatacatcgctgcatttcctgcaagGATAATGCCACAAAATGGGGTTGTTTTTTACCCATACATCGCTGCATTTCTTGCAAagataatgccacaaaaagaggttgttttttacccATACATCGCTGCATTTCTTGCAAagataatgccacaaaaagaggttgttttttttacccataCATCGCTGCATTTCTTGCAAagataatgccacaaaaagaggttgtttttttttacccataCATCGCTGCATTTCTTGCGAGAGTAATGCCACAAAATGGGGTTGTTTTTTACCCATACATCGCTGCATTTCTTGCAAagataatgccacaaaaagaggttgttttttgtACCCATACATCGCTGCATTTCATGCCaggataatgccacaaaaagcagtttttttaTCCAGAGATCACTGAGTTTACTGACaggataatgccacaaaaagagGATgttcattgctgcatttctcaTGAGGATAATGTTTCAAAAagcggattttttttttttttttttttttttagcaagacagcGCTGCATTTCCCACAAGGATAGTGCCataaaaagcggttgttttttaatgagacatcgCTACGTGTCCTGCCGGGATAATGCCAGGAAAAGGCGTTGGggaagttattttttattaaaataattatttattatttatttatatcagattaaataattattttttattaagatAATTATTTAATCTGATATAATCTGTGgtataaacatgttttacaaACTGCTGTGTCCGGACGTTCTGGATGACATTTCCCCTGtgaggtgtccacatacttttggccacacaGAGCAGAATCTGTAACATAAA belongs to Epinephelus lanceolatus isolate andai-2023 chromosome 24, ASM4190304v1, whole genome shotgun sequence and includes:
- the faimb gene encoding fas apoptotic inhibitory molecule b codes for the protein MLGGDLVAVWDVALSDGVYRIEFAHGTTTGKRIVYVNGQEVIRKDWLFKLVGKETFTVGSSNTKATINIEAVSGFAYEYTLEVDGKSLQKFIDNRAKTSKTWLLKVDGDDCRVVLEKDTMDVWCNGQKMDTMGEFVDDGTETHFMLGEHECCIKAASGGKKKSGIVHYLLLDGEKIPATTQ